One segment of Anopheles stephensi strain Indian chromosome 3, UCI_ANSTEP_V1.0, whole genome shotgun sequence DNA contains the following:
- the LOC118509498 gene encoding cuticle protein 8-like: MKCFVAIALLAVAVSASPVEYGHYGAPALVHAPLAVHAPVVKHVVAEPVAYPKYSFNYGIKDPHTGDIKSQAEERDGDVVKGQYSLVEPDGSVRTVDYTADDHNGFNAVVHKSAPAVQKVIAAPVAHYAPAPVLSHYVH; this comes from the exons ATGAAG TGCTTCGTTGCCATTGCTCTGCTCGCCGTTGCCGTCAGTGCATCGCCCGTCGAGTACGGACACTATGGTGCCCCCGCTCTGGTCCACGCCCCGCTCGCAGTCCATGCTCCAGTCGTGAAGCACGTCGTTGCCGAACCTGTG GCCTACCCGAAGTACTCGTTCAACTACGGCATTAAGGACCCGCATACCGGTGACATCAAGTCGCAGGCCGAGGAACGCGACGGCGATGTCGTCAAGGGCCAGTACTCGCTGGTTGAGCCCGATGGTTCGGTGCGCACCGTCGACTACACCGCCGATGACCACAACGGATTCAACGCGGTCGTCCACAAGTCTGCCCCGGCCGTCCAGAAGGTGATCGCTGCCCCGGTTGCCCACTACGCTCCGGCCCCCGTCCTGAGCCACTACGTGCactaa